The following are encoded in a window of Gammaproteobacteria bacterium genomic DNA:
- a CDS encoding NADH-quinone oxidoreductase subunit C — translation MTTQSLAARLKERFGGLLTSCKESIGEVTIEIPRNRLLEVCRALRDEEAFHFEQLMDVCGVDYSVYGHGSRGETGLIAEDVIEFPDYPEQHWSGPRFAVVYHLLSLKHNRRLRVRIFAEDADMPMVDSVVEVWASANWFEREAFDLFGIVFEGHPDLRRILTDYGFVGHPFRKDFPLIGNVEMRYDPEKQRVVYEPVKIVNRVLVPRVIRHDQRYVVDKTQQGANDGDS, via the coding sequence ATGACGACTCAGAGCCTTGCCGCGCGCCTTAAAGAAAGGTTTGGCGGCCTGCTGACGTCCTGCAAGGAATCCATAGGCGAGGTGACGATCGAGATCCCTCGTAACCGGCTGCTTGAGGTGTGCCGCGCACTGCGCGACGAGGAAGCTTTCCACTTCGAGCAGTTGATGGATGTGTGCGGCGTGGACTATTCCGTATACGGCCACGGTTCGCGCGGCGAGACGGGGCTCATCGCCGAGGATGTCATCGAATTCCCCGATTATCCCGAACAACACTGGAGCGGACCGCGCTTCGCCGTGGTCTACCACCTGCTCTCGCTCAAACACAACCGGCGCTTGCGTGTCAGGATATTCGCTGAAGACGCCGACATGCCGATGGTGGATTCCGTGGTCGAGGTCTGGGCCTCCGCCAACTGGTTTGAGCGTGAGGCCTTCGATCTGTTCGGCATCGTGTTTGAAGGGCACCCCGATCTGCGGCGCATCCTCACAGACTATGGCTTTGTCGGCCATCCGTTCCGCAAGGACTTCCCGCTCATCGGCAATGTCGAGATGCGCTATGATCCCGAAAAACAGCGCGTCGTGTACGAACCGGTGAAGATCGTAAACCGCGTGCTGGTGCCGCGCGTCATCCGTCATGACCAACGTTACGTGGTGGATAAAACCCAACAGGGGGCGAATGATGGAGATTCGTAA
- a CDS encoding NADH-quinone oxidoreductase subunit B: protein MGIEGILEKGMVTTSLDSLINWARSGALWPMTFGLACCAVEMMHAGAARYDLDRFGVIFRPSPRQSDVMIVAGTLVNKMAPALRKVYDQMAEPRWVISMGSCANGGGYYHYSYAVVRGCDRIVPVDVYVPGCPPTAEALLYGVIQLQNKIKRTNTIAR, encoded by the coding sequence ATGGGCATAGAAGGCATCCTTGAAAAAGGCATGGTCACCACCAGCCTTGACAGCCTCATCAACTGGGCGCGCAGCGGCGCGCTCTGGCCGATGACCTTTGGACTCGCCTGCTGCGCCGTCGAGATGATGCACGCCGGCGCTGCGCGTTACGACCTGGATCGCTTTGGCGTGATATTTCGTCCCAGCCCGCGCCAGTCCGACGTCATGATAGTAGCCGGTACACTGGTCAACAAGATGGCGCCCGCGTTGCGCAAGGTCTATGACCAGATGGCCGAGCCGCGCTGGGTGATCTCGATGGGCTCCTGCGCCAACGGCGGCGGCTATTATCACTATTCCTACGCCGTGGTGCGCGGTTGCGATCGCATCGTGCCGGTGGATGTTTACGTACCCGGCTGTCCGCCCACGGCGGAGGCGCTGCTGTATGGAGTCATTCAGCTCCAGAACAAAATCAAGCGCACCAACACCATCGCCCGCTAA
- the secG gene encoding preprotein translocase subunit SecG, whose protein sequence is MLTALLVIDVLACAGLIVLILLQHGKGADVGAAFGSGASQTVFGSQGSASFLTRTTAVLAVVFFAASLGLAYLSGQRAKTTGAVERLAPITAPADKPAPAPQTDLPTLPAQPAVPAERGATDPITGLPARPVTPVPANPAGQSAPNPASDIPN, encoded by the coding sequence ATGCTTACAGCTTTATTGGTGATAGATGTACTGGCCTGCGCGGGCCTTATTGTGTTGATACTGCTCCAGCACGGCAAAGGCGCTGACGTCGGCGCGGCATTTGGCAGCGGCGCGTCGCAGACGGTGTTCGGCAGCCAAGGCTCGGCCTCGTTTCTGACACGCACCACCGCGGTATTGGCCGTGGTGTTCTTCGCCGCAAGCCTGGGTCTGGCTTACCTCTCGGGTCAGCGTGCGAAAACCACGGGTGCGGTGGAGCGGCTTGCGCCCATCACGGCCCCGGCTGATAAACCGGCGCCGGCGCCGCAAACCGATTTGCCGACATTGCCCGCTCAGCCTGCGGTACCCGCTGAGAGGGGAGCAACGGATCCCATTACGGGTCTGCCGGCCAGGCCCGTGACGCCAGTGCCCGCGAACCCTGCTGGTCAGTCTGCGCCAAATCCGGCTTCGGATATCCCGAACTAG
- a CDS encoding NADH-quinone oxidoreductase subunit A → MLENYLPILIFIVVGIAFGVLPIVGGFLLAPHRPDSEKLSPYECGFEAFEDSRMKFDVRYYLVAILFIIFDLEIAFLFPWAVVLKEIGLFGFMAMMVFLGILVVGFIYEWKKGALEWE, encoded by the coding sequence GTGCTAGAGAATTACCTGCCTATCTTGATTTTTATTGTGGTCGGCATCGCCTTTGGCGTACTGCCGATCGTGGGCGGTTTCTTGCTCGCCCCGCACCGCCCCGACAGCGAGAAGCTGTCGCCCTACGAGTGCGGCTTCGAGGCCTTCGAAGACTCGCGCATGAAGTTCGATGTGCGCTATTACCTCGTGGCGATACTGTTTATCATCTTTGATTTGGAGATCGCCTTCCTGTTTCCCTGGGCCGTCGTGTTGAAGGAGATCGGCCTGTTCGGGTTCATGGCGATGATGGTGTTTCTCGGAATTCTGGTCGTGGGTTTCATTTACGAATGGAAGAAAGGGGCCTTGGAATGGGAGTGA